ATAGACATTATAAATTATAGCACAAGTGCTGCAAATCGTGCAGAGGggattcttttcattttttttggtttaatgTAAAAAGGTaatccaacaaaaaatatatgtatatatctgtatCGCATATCGTATATATCGTTTAATTCTAAGTACATTCAAAAATTGTGACAGTATAAATACTTAAAGCATTCCCATTACATTTGTTGATACACTTTATAATATAACCGATGCAAAATAGTCGCAACATCCCTGATAAATATTGTTGTTCCGCCCCTTTGATTAGTCAACTAATTCTTGTATATGTCggcgcatatatatatatatatatatgtttatatatatacttttatttaaacaaaggcaaacaaaaacacttAATGATTTCTTTCTTTTGCGTTTTGCAACAAGGACTTGCAATTCATAAGTTGTTGAGATggttaattaatatataatacaataaaataaatattaagcataaaagtaaaataaaattacattcattttgaaaatgtttttgctttctatatatatgtttgcgagtgtgtgttgtgtgtgtgtgtgttttgtattttatctACTAGaatttgaattctttactttaaaGATTTACTGTGATTGgatttcagttgttgtttttgtttgtttgttgtatttgttttaaCGCTAAACACTAAACATTTCGTGTTCTTGTTGGATTTTGCTCATCATTTTCATCAATTTCACTAaactaatatttaaaatttcattacTTTCACACAATGCACTTAACAATTTCGTCAGAAATAAATCGTATCAAAGAGTCTGTCTGCATACGTTTctattacaaaatatatataatcataattaatattcatttCAACTCCATCTGCTTCCTGCTCTTCGGTTTCTTCATAATCATCATGCCAGCCAAATATCCCAGTTGACGCCTTAAGTTGAAATCGCATCGTTGAGCAACGCGTTCAGCTCCCGAATGTGCTGGGCCTTGGATCCGGTGGCCGTGGAGGCGCCACAAGCGCGTCCAGTATAGCTGCAGATAGTCAGGATTGCAGGATTATATTAATCAATATTATTTGGCCATTTGAGCACAATCAAAAGTGAGTAcacataacatttttttttttttttgactatttgatttgattagaCAACATGCACTTAATATTATAGTTAGCTGATAGTTCAGTTAGTCAGGCATGTTCCATGAAATGAGTCTTAGCCAGTATTAGAAATTATGCGTAAACAAGAATGCAGCGTACTTCGATAGCCAGGGGCAGAACTAGGATAATCCCCTAGGATAACACAAGGACAGAAGTTGTGAACAGGACACCAAAACCCAAAtcttaataaaaattgataatgCATGTTGGTGTAATTCatgaatattcaaataaaaccTGTTTGGTCTACAAGGAGTTTCTTTCCCATTGAGATCTTAATGTAAGCAGCTGGAATGAAGTAAGGTCTGTCTTTTGGGTTCTCAAAGAAAAGGCGATCTTTAAGATTGTTTTCTGTAGTGTATATGTATTCGGTGgtgtatgtttgtttgttttggttaAAAGACAAACATTGAACAAACATACAAAACGAAACGTTCCTGGATCAGTAGGGTTTACGTACTTGGTTGAGTTCGTAATatcagtaaaaaaaaaaaaacaaggaaaacaaaagaaaacacatacaaaaaatgcGCGTGCGACGAacagaaattaaaatgaattaaaacaaaaatagttgCATTAAGATAAGAAAGTTCGATAGTGGAAGGTATTAATAGAGAGCGAAAGATTGGATTAGTTTTGGCTTATGACAGAGTATCGGAGTCGTATAGCCTATGAATTCGATGTGTGGAACccataaaaatcaacagaCATGCCAAATAGCGCTCGAATGagaacaacagaaacaaacaaGAAACGCAAATTGGTAATgtgtttaaaattaaaatgcagtcTCCCAAAAATTGGAGGGGGGGCAGAGACGAAGCAAACATAGAAATGAACAAGATTAATTGGGAGCTGTTCGAATTTAGGcttcagatacagatagatagagagagagagagagagagagagttatgttgcagatagatagatagttgGTTGCTGATTTAGATAGATCGTAGATAGTTTTAGATTTAGATTTAGATAGTTATAGTTAGGTAGTTAGGTAGGTAGTTCAATTGACGCGCAGATCGAGTATGCAGGTAGTATTACGAGATATCTTTGATTTGCTGCCCTCTCACCTAATTTTACGTCCGGTTTTTGTCTTGCGCACGCCCGGCGCGGCCGCATCGCCCGCGGGCCTATTGAAATCGTGACGTACGTTCTTTAAATCGAAATGCTTGGCGGCATTGAACTCGCCCGTGGCGCTTGTCGCCGTTGCAACGGTATCACCTTTATCGCTGGCAAACATGCGACTTAGCCACGGTTTCGATTTTTTGTCGGAGTTAGAATCGGAATCGGTATCGGATTCGTGATTAGTATTATCAGtggtagtagtagtagttgtATTGGAGAAGGTGGATTGTTCATCGCTTTGGCTGTAACAAtaacacatacacagagagagaagagagaaagagagagagagaggacaagtttttggtttgattttgcttggttttttttttttttttttttttttaattggatATTACGTATTTGAATTACTTTGCCAATTGGTACTTAAACAAACGGATAGGATAAGGATAATTCAAGGAACAAAACATTCTTGATACTCAACAACATCATTagttaagtaaaacaaattaacaaaactAAACGATAATCGTTCGAgataaatcaaaaatcaaagaTCATTAAAAAGCCAtgcaaattataatatatgatatgatgtgtgcgagtgtgtgtatctgtgtgtgcgcgcgcgtgtgtgtgtgtgtgtgtgtgtatgcgttgTCTGGTCGGTTCACATGAAGCCAATTCGTGCTAATGAACTAGTTCACTTGCGGAACACTTTCGaaatgcaacaattttggATAAGTTTATGGAAATGTCTGCGGGACTCAAACATTCGTCAATTGTAGAGGTGTGCGactgtgtgttgtgtgtgtgtgtgtgtgtgtgaaaaagaGATCTAAGACTAAGGCTTTTCCCGGAGAAATAGCGAgcgagcgacagagagagagagagagagagagagagagagaacgatCGCAAGTAGAAAGACTCTGGGCACGCTAaggtttttaaaataaaattagtaaAAGCTGGAAAAAAGATTAGCTAAAGCGATGACAGGTGCTGAGTGCGATGAGAGTgagttaaatattaaaaaacaaatgtgatATTAAGGCAAGAACTGGAAACTCagtaaagagagagagaaccaaaaaaaaaaaaaacggagtGCCAGAATGCACAGTAAGAAAGTTAGAAGAGTGACTAATAAATAATAGAGTGCATTAAGTGCAGttgaattaaaataattaaacttaAGTCACAGAAAACCAacgtaaaagaaaaaactgcaGAGAGCAGCTAACAAATCCAGAGAGAAaaattgagagagagagagagtaaagAGATTGCGACTTGTTGTGGCATGGGGCGGATTTCTGTGTTTCTCTTGGTATTGCTTGGATAGAAACTTAATAGTTAGCACGCACCTGATATCACGGCTGTGGTTGAGAGCGGTGAGGAAACGCGGCTGGACATAGGTCCAGCAGCCCTGGTTCTTGTGCTCCTCCTGTGCCCAGACGAGCTCGGCGTTCTTGTACAGATTTGCCTGCTCCTTGACCAGATCGAAGGGGAACGGCGACACCtgcaaatgttaaaaatgcatttaaatgcaaattgatgaaTAACTTAATGATAGGCGCACCTGCTCCACGCGCACAATGGCAATATCCTTCTCCAACTGCTTCTCGGTACGCGCCTTGGTCAGATCGTAGTAAACGCGACCCGTGCAGAAGACAACCTTCTTCACATTGCTGGCATTGTCAGCAGCTGGTCCGCGGTCGGGTATGATGCGCAGGAACTCGCTGCCCTCGCTCATCTCGCTGAAGGGGCTCTTGGCCTCCGGGTGACGCAACAGCGACTTGGGCGTGCACAGAATCAATGGCTTGCGGAAGGGCAAGGCGATTTGGCGACGCAAAATATGATAGTAGTTCGCAGGCGTCGTGCAGTTGGCCACAATCCAGTTGATGTCGTGCAGCTGTCTGATCGCAAACTCGTCCGACTCGGGTGGGAAGTAGTCGGGATCATCAGAGCTCATCTGCAGGAAACGCTCGAGGCGACACGACGAATGCTCCGGGCCCATGCCCTCCATGCCATGGGGCAACAGCATGACTAGACCAGATTGACGCACCCATTTCGATTGACCGCTGGAGATGAACTGATCGATGATGGCCTGCGCCGTGTTGCTGAAGTCACCGAATTGCGCCTCCCACAAGACCAAAGCATTGGGATTGGTCATGGAGTAGCCATGCTCGAAGCCCAGCACAGCGTACTCGGACAGCGAGCTGTTCGAGACAGAGTAGGGCGCCTGATCCGGATACATGTGTTGCAGCGAATTGTAGGTGGCCTTGTCCACCAGCTGATGGTGCAGCACATGATGACGATGCGAGAAAGTGCCACGCTCGACATCCTGACCAGAGAGGCGCACATGGATGCCCTCCTTCAGCAGGGAGCCAAAGGCCATGGCCTCGCCCAAGGCCCAATCGGCGACCTTCTCATCAACCATGGCCTTGCGAGCGGCCAAAACGCGCATGAGACCCCTGCGCGAAAGATAATTAGTTTGTGGATTAGTTGGACCAAGTTAGCTGGCACCGCGGTTGGCTACTCACTTGTGAATGACAAATTCAGCGGCATTTGGTGGTGGCGACGAGAAACGGTTGCCAATGTGAATCAGAGTCTCCTCCTTGACACCAGTGGGCGCGACCTTCAGTGGATCCTTGCCCTCAAAGAAACCAGACCAGGGCGAATCCAACCAATCCTTGTACTTGACGTGCGTCTCGGTCTTGGCTAACGCAAACGCCTCCTCGCAAATGTTCTCGTACTTGGCGGCCACAGATTTGACCTCCTCGCCGGTGACGGTGCCCTCGGCAATCAGTTTATCAGCATACAGATCCAAGCAGTTCTTGTGCTTGCGAATCTTCTGGTACATAAGCGGCTGCGTGAACATCGGCTCGTCGATCTCATTGTGTCCGTTGCGACGATAGCCAACCAAATCAATGACACAATCCTTGTGGAAGGTAGCACGCCACTCGGCAGCCACCTTGCAGACATGCATCACGGCCTCCGGATCGTCAGCATTGACGTGGAAGATGGGCGCATTGACGACACGCGCCACGTCCGTGCAGTACGGCGAGGAGCGCGAGAAACGTGGATCGGTGGTGAAGCCAATTTGATTATTGGCCACCACATGGATGGTGCCGTGCGTCGTGTAGTCGGGCAGATCCGACAAGTGCATCGTCTCATAGACAACACCCTGGCCGCAGAAGGCGGCATCTCCGTGAATGAGTATGGACATCACCTTCTTGCCCTCCTGATCGCCACGATAGAATTGCTCAGCGCGTGTCTTGCCCTGGACAACAGGATCAACGGCCTCCAAGTGAGAGGGATTGGCCACAACGGCCAGACGAATGTTCTTGTTGGTCACGCGATTTAAGCGTTCAATATATGTGCCCAGATGGTACTTGACATCACCGGAGCCCTAAAACATGGAGAAGACTTCAAGTTTACCGCTAAATATTAGAGGGTATTAAGGACTTACATCGTCAGCGGCCTCCAAGCCAGCAAACTGGGTAAAGATTTGATTCAATGGCTTGCGGCAGACATTAGCAAGAGTGTTGAGGCGTCCACGATGTGGCATGCCCATGATGACAGACTCCACGCCCAGCTCGGTGGACACATCAATGATTTCCTTCAAGGCCGGAATCATAATCTCACAACCCTCGAGACCAAAACGCTTCTCCGATGAGTATTTCTTGGCCAAGAAGGCCTCAAAACCTGTGGCACGTGTCAAACGTGCCAGAATCAGGCGCTTCTCCTCTGGCGTAAAGTTGAGCACGCCCGGCGTCTCGAAACGCTTGCGAATCCAGTTGCACTGCTCCAAAGAGTTGATAAACATGAACTCCACGCCAATTTTATTGCAATAAACATTCTCCAGACGGTTCAGAATTTCCCTTAAAAAAGAGTTGGAATGCAAAAGTTAATAACTAGTTTCACGAGCTGGCTAATGGTTGACTTACTTGAGGGGCAAAGAAGCCTCATCGCCTCCAATGAATGTGGTGCTGGGCAGCTTGAACTGACGCTCCATGTCCTGCTCGCCTGTTATTTCGGATTtgggtgtgtgttttttttttttgtaaaggAAACTATTAGTATTTGTGCTTGGTATGTGGTTTTCTTTAAATGATGCTGATTAGTTTTTGTAAGCGATTTGAAATTCGGAGTGTAATGATTGTGGTCTGTAAATTGTGcactatataaatatgagtACAGATGCGTGCTGATCTGTCTCgtatatagtttttttatatatatatataaatttaaaaagttctCTTCTTGTTCTTTGTTCTGAGGGGaattttatacacacacacacacatatatatatgcatctgAATAACACCAAGGCATGCAATACATCTTGCCTATTCAATAGTTAATCAACATTTGCTTCGATTATTTCTCTTTTATTATCTTTCTGTCAGCGACATTTTTAATGCCATGTGtaaattattgttttcttcttacaacaacaaatagcaaattgtttttggttttctctTGTTTACTATGCAAATAGCAATTGACGACATGCAATCTAATCGGAAACTCAAGAtggaaaagaagaaaataataaactgGAAAAACAATAGTTTTGCATGACAATgggaacaacaaaaaaataaaaacaatgtttGATAAATTATACAAGACTGTACTCTTCAAtagatatataattaaatttaattatagatGGATATTTACTTGGTTCTTTATATCGGagagggttttttttttatacatttaaattgggtttttttttgtttgattgtGTGCATGAAAGGTACAAAATGGGGGTTACTAGTACAAAACAAAGTAGTATTGGCGggttttatatacatatatatataaatagtacgaaaaaaaaaacggaacaAAACACAAGTTAAGAAACCAAAAGACAATGATTCGTACTGTTGTGGCATGTGTTGGTTCTGGGGGCGTTTAGGGCATGCGCCACACccactttttttatttgtttgtttgtgtgtgtttgtttattaacAACTGCAGCCTCTAAGCTTACTTACCAAAACTGAAATTAGCGTAAATGGATTTCGTCGAGGTGTTGCCAGGCAAATCTGGTGTATTAATTTCGAGTGGGTCGAGGTGAGCAATATTATGTCCTCGAATCTAACGTGTGTGTCAGTATTGTGTGTGGTTGGTGTAGGTTGtggttgtgtgttgttgttgttgttgtgtgttggtTACAAAGTATTACATATTAACaatgttttgtttatgtatatttttgtcgttgttgttgtttaatttgcacaatacacacataataccagagagagaaagagaatttggatttgaatttttaacgTTGTTTATATGATTTGACGAATTGCGTTTTgattgcagttttttttttttttttttttttaaatatatgtatatatatttttttttttttggggacAGGTTAGGAAGcatttaaacataaaaataaatgaaaaaaaaagaagaaaaattaataagtttTATAGCATAAacgaaatcaattaaattgtatataaaacagcaacaaaaaaagcacaaagaaagCAGCATTAGAGcgacaaataatttgtttaattgagATGAGCTTGTTCTTAGTTATTACCGGGTTTACAGACTGATTAAATAGAACGTTGAAAGCAATTGGAACAAAACGCTTTGGTGCACTAGGAGaacagatatagatataaaaGTTCGTGAAAGCCAAACACCGATAGTTACTTACACTTATGAGAACGTATTTCAACTAAAGAAAACTCACTAACTTAAGTTCTAGAAAAGGTAAATATTGGTCAATAACTATTATTGCCTGCCTGTGCCTCTCATCAACTCCGAATTTCATgtaatatataagtatattatcAAAATGGGTGGGTTAAAAAGGCTTCAAAGCGCTAAAACGATTAcaactgtattttttttttgcgtatgCGTGTTGTGTGTAAATGATATTGGATGGGTGCAACTGAAGGGCGGGGGTGTCTATGTTAAATGTGAAcaggtgtttttttttttttttgtttaagagTTTTGCAAAAAAGGAATTTACCAAACAAAAACCCAGAATGCTGCCGGAGCACATCCTCATTAGCGCGACGTGCAAGACCATCCTTGCAAACGGTTTTTTCGCGTGTTAAAATTCCAAGCGGATCCAGATCAGATGCCAAATGACCACGTGACtatatatagtacatatatatccatatatatatatatatttataattatatatatatatataaatagttttgattatacacacatgtagagtatatatttttgaatattaacATGGTTATTATGTTGTTCATGTTTCAGATTAAGATTTAGCTAGCTACCCATTGAGAATCAAAAGatattgaaagaaattaatGCGGTGCAAGGAAATAAAGCAAAGTGAAGACAGTTTGCGGCTACATAAACCAGATAGATCATCATGTCTTAAACAGCTGTAGAAACTGTGCTAAATTAATGACAAAACGTAAAAGGTTAAAGTCCTGAGAGCAGCTACTTTTGAAAAAGATCGCAATGATAAAGTAACTAGATGAAGCTACTCATGAATGCCCGAGTGCTTAACTTTCCAAACAAACTAATTGTACACATACTAGAAAGAAAAACTACAATGTAAACAATAAACGCATGGTGGAAAGGTGTGGAGCGTGTGGGGCATTGGATTGTTACActaaacatataaaaacataaaaagatTTCGAAGCTAGTCGTGTGTGATctgaacttttgcttttatgGAGAACACAAAAAGGGGGGCAGCTCTAATGAAACCATAAACATAAGCATTAAATAGAAACCTAaatgaaataacaaaaaatcaatatatatatataacaacatAATGTACGAACGAAACAAACGAAAAGCGCCAACAGATAGTACGCTTTGCGGCTGCAATCTCAACTGTTCAACTCTATTTGGGGCGGGCGGGAAAGCGAGGAAGCGCTATGGACCCAGCAAAAGCATACCTGATAGCTGCGGATGATGGCCTGCACGGCCAGATGATCATCAATGGTCTTGGAGTCGGGCGCAGCGCTGACAGCGCCGCCCAAATTGAAAGCCGACAGCGGCAGCGTGTTCGCCTGCACGGGCGCCAAATTGGGCGGGCTCACGTACGAGTTGCTGCGGAAGTATGCATCCCAGGACTGTAAATAATCACATATATCAATTCAATAGgaattaaatattcatatatatatacatatatagatatgcat
The sequence above is a segment of the Drosophila virilis strain 15010-1051.87 chromosome 3, Dvir_AGI_RSII-ME, whole genome shotgun sequence genome. Coding sequences within it:
- the Ogdh gene encoding 2-oxoglutarate dehydrogenase complex component E1 isoform X6, with protein sequence MHRAHTAFSLALSPMAHKNFATWLLSSNSSQKLIKATAAAAVRTYNSAAAEPFANGSTASYVEEMYNAWLRDPSSVHTSWDAYFRSNSYVSPPNLAPVQANTLPLSAFNLGGAVSAAPDSKTIDDHLAVQAIIRSYQSRGHLASDLDPLGILTREKTVCKDGLARRANEDVLRQHSGFLFGEQDMERQFKLPSTTFIGGDEASLPLKEILNRLENVYCNKIGVEFMFINSLEQCNWIRKRFETPGVLNFTPEEKRLILARLTRATGFEAFLAKKYSSEKRFGLEGCEIMIPALKEIIDVSTELGVESVIMGMPHRGRLNTLANVCRKPLNQIFTQFAGLEAADDGSGDVKYHLGTYIERLNRVTNKNIRLAVVANPSHLEAVDPVVQGKTRAEQFYRGDQEGKKVMSILIHGDAAFCGQGVVYETMHLSDLPDYTTHGTIHVVANNQIGFTTDPRFSRSSPYCTDVARVVNAPIFHVNADDPEAVMHVCKVAAEWRATFHKDCVIDLVGYRRNGHNEIDEPMFTQPLMYQKIRKHKNCLDLYADKLIAEGTVTGEEVKSVAAKYENICEEAFALAKTETHVKYKDWLDSPWSGFFEGKDPLKVAPTGVKEETLIHIGNRFSSPPPNAAEFVIHKGLMRVLAARKAMVDEKVADWALGEAMAFGSLLKEGIHVRLSGQDVERGTFSHRHHVLHHQLVDKATYNSLQHMYPDQAPYSVSNSSLSEYAVLGFEHGYSMTNPNALVLWEAQFGDFSNTAQAIIDQFISSGQSKWVRQSGLVMLLPHGMEGMGPEHSSCRLERFLQMSSDDPDYFPPESDEFAIRQLHDINWIVANCTTPANYYHILRRQIALPFRKPLILCTPKSLLRHPEAKSPFSEMSEGSEFLRIIPDRGPAADNASNVKKVVFCTGRVYYDLTKARTEKQLEKDIAIVRVEQVSPFPFDLVKEQANLYKNAELVWAQEEHKNQGCWTYVQPRFLTALNHSRDISYTGRACGASTATGSKAQHIRELNALLNDAIST
- the Ogdh gene encoding 2-oxoglutarate dehydrogenase complex component E1 isoform X5; the encoded protein is MHRAHTAFSLALSPMAHKNFATWLLSSNSSQKQLIKATAAAAVRTYNSAAAEPFANGSTASYVEEMYNAWLRDPSSVHTSWDAYFRSNSYVSPPNLAPVQANTLPLSAFNLGGAVSAAPDSKTIDDHLAVQAIIRSYQSRGHLASDLDPLGILTREKTVCKDGLARRANEDVLRQHSGFLFGEQDMERQFKLPSTTFIGGDEASLPLKEILNRLENVYCNKIGVEFMFINSLEQCNWIRKRFETPGVLNFTPEEKRLILARLTRATGFEAFLAKKYSSEKRFGLEGCEIMIPALKEIIDVSTELGVESVIMGMPHRGRLNTLANVCRKPLNQIFTQFAGLEAADDGSGDVKYHLGTYIERLNRVTNKNIRLAVVANPSHLEAVDPVVQGKTRAEQFYRGDQEGKKVMSILIHGDAAFCGQGVVYETMHLSDLPDYTTHGTIHVVANNQIGFTTDPRFSRSSPYCTDVARVVNAPIFHVNADDPEAVMHVCKVAAEWRATFHKDCVIDLVGYRRNGHNEIDEPMFTQPLMYQKIRKHKNCLDLYADKLIAEGTVTGEEVKSVAAKYENICEEAFALAKTETHVKYKDWLDSPWSGFFEGKDPLKVAPTGVKEETLIHIGNRFSSPPPNAAEFVIHKGLMRVLAARKAMVDEKVADWALGEAMAFGSLLKEGIHVRLSGQDVERGTFSHRHHVLHHQLVDKATYNSLQHMYPDQAPYSVSNSSLSEYAVLGFEHGYSMTNPNALVLWEAQFGDFSNTAQAIIDQFISSGQSKWVRQSGLVMLLPHGMEGMGPEHSSCRLERFLQMSSDDPDYFPPESDEFAIRQLHDINWIVANCTTPANYYHILRRQIALPFRKPLILCTPKSLLRHPEAKSPFSEMSEGSEFLRIIPDRGPAADNASNVKKVVFCTGRVYYDLTKARTEKQLEKDIAIVRVEQVSPFPFDLVKEQANLYKNAELVWAQEEHKNQGCWTYVQPRFLTALNHSRDISYTGRACGASTATGSKAQHIRELNALLNDAIST